Proteins co-encoded in one bacterium genomic window:
- a CDS encoding DUF309 domain-containing protein, with translation MSYVKLKHTLSSIALDAIARPEDARVSDALLTYARRAGERHRVSLSALARATALSPDDLARALGGTGLFEEPAEADRDHISLAAPYRPFTAYLRRQAARTAVAVRLLRSTHREGIPDEIWRAAALFNAGLFFECHEYLEDVWRAAPAAEREFYHGLVQAAAGSYHLEKANIHGARTLIGKAVAKLEPYAPVHREVDVAAFVAGLRRVLARLEKAPHGEGLGRAALPMLDLVESPRAGRRRVRACAVPPASRTR, from the coding sequence GTGAGCTACGTGAAACTGAAGCACACGTTGTCGTCGATCGCGCTCGACGCGATCGCGCGCCCGGAAGACGCCCGCGTCTCGGACGCGCTCCTCACGTACGCGCGGCGGGCCGGGGAGCGGCACCGCGTTTCCCTCTCCGCGCTCGCCCGCGCCACCGCACTGTCGCCCGACGACCTGGCCCGGGCCCTGGGGGGGACAGGGTTGTTCGAGGAGCCCGCGGAGGCGGACCGCGATCACATCTCGCTCGCGGCCCCGTATCGCCCGTTCACCGCCTACCTCCGGCGGCAGGCCGCCCGAACCGCGGTCGCCGTCCGGCTCCTGCGGTCCACTCATCGTGAGGGAATCCCGGACGAGATCTGGCGCGCGGCGGCGCTCTTCAATGCCGGCCTGTTCTTCGAGTGCCACGAATACCTCGAGGACGTCTGGCGGGCCGCCCCCGCCGCGGAGCGGGAGTTCTACCACGGGCTCGTCCAAGCGGCCGCGGGCTCCTACCACCTCGAGAAGGCGAATATCCACGGGGCGCGCACGCTCATCGGGAAGGCCGTCGCGAAGCTCGAGCCGTACGCGCCGGTTCACCGGGAGGTCGATGTCGCCGCCTTTGTGGCCGGGCTTCGTCGGGTGCTGGCACGGCTCGAGAAGGCGCCTCATGGCGAGGGACTCGGTCGCGCGGCGCTCCCGATGCTCGACCTGGTCGAATCCCCCCGCGCCGGGCGCAGGCGCGTCCGGGCGTGCGCGGTTCCCCCCGCCTCGAGGACCCGATAG
- a CDS encoding DUF72 domain-containing protein, with amino-acid sequence MRDPSQTSLLPEAAAARPVRERIYIGTCSWAEKSFVKSDFYPRAIRRAEERLRYYATQFPTVEIDASYFALLPPAYSRRWAEETPPGFIMNAKAFGLFTGHGASVERLPKGFASLLPRERRDGGEIRVGDVPEEFLNACWDHFREFLAPLAEAGKLGYVLFQLPPSAKYSPETLDAMRSWKRELAGCRLAIEFRNRDWARHPEALEFLSREGLIYVMVDLPDVPRLMPTVEAVTGEWAVVRFHGRNRAGWERAGASTEERYDYEYSVDELRGWAEIAERVAGRASRFFGMFNNHVRGNMARNARTFQGLLEESSGPAS; translated from the coding sequence GTGCGGGACCCCTCTCAAACTTCGCTGCTGCCAGAGGCGGCCGCGGCGAGACCGGTTCGAGAACGCATCTACATCGGCACCTGCTCGTGGGCAGAGAAGTCGTTCGTGAAGAGCGATTTCTATCCGCGCGCGATTCGCCGGGCCGAGGAGCGGCTGCGCTATTACGCGACGCAGTTCCCCACCGTAGAGATCGACGCGTCCTACTTTGCCCTGCTGCCGCCCGCGTACAGCCGGCGGTGGGCCGAGGAGACTCCGCCCGGGTTCATCATGAACGCGAAGGCCTTCGGCCTGTTCACCGGCCACGGCGCATCGGTGGAACGCCTTCCAAAGGGGTTCGCGTCGCTGCTCCCTCGGGAACGGCGGGACGGGGGCGAGATCCGGGTGGGTGACGTCCCCGAAGAGTTTCTCAATGCGTGCTGGGATCACTTCCGCGAGTTTCTCGCCCCCCTCGCAGAAGCCGGAAAGCTCGGGTACGTGCTGTTTCAATTGCCTCCGTCCGCGAAGTACTCGCCGGAGACTTTGGACGCGATGCGGTCGTGGAAGCGGGAGCTCGCGGGCTGCCGCCTCGCGATCGAGTTCCGCAACCGGGACTGGGCGCGGCATCCCGAGGCGCTGGAGTTCCTGAGCCGGGAAGGGTTGATCTACGTGATGGTCGACCTCCCGGACGTGCCGCGGCTCATGCCGACCGTAGAGGCGGTTACGGGTGAGTGGGCGGTAGTTCGGTTTCACGGCCGGAACCGGGCCGGGTGGGAGCGGGCCGGCGCCAGCACCGAAGAGCGGTACGATTACGAGTACTCGGTGGACGAGTTGCGCGGGTGGGCGGAGATCGCGGAGCGGGTCGCCGGGCGCGCCAGCCGGTTCTTCGGGATGTTCAACAACCACGTCCGCGGCAACATGGCCAGGAACGCCCGCACGTTTCAGGGGTTGCTGGAGGAAAGCAGCGGACCTGCGTCTTGA
- a CDS encoding class I SAM-dependent methyltransferase — protein sequence MSTIYRRYAEAYVKAGQGRWSLQLVPWVARVLDQHGAHSTSLVDVACGPGEFALAMAQRGLRVTGVDQSPEMLAMARRSAEGKGVPVTFLEQDMRRLELTAPVDAATCLYDSLNYLVTDDDFRQTLTAVAAALRPGGLFLFDMNTIQGLATRWGNRVWLIQDNEDAVEVDQSEFDYDTGIATLKVNAFLRRERDLYERVREIHRERGYPVPTIDRELEAAGFEILGRWSNAEFAEITAQTGRVFYAARRASTRPD from the coding sequence ATGAGCACCATCTACCGGCGCTACGCGGAAGCCTACGTCAAGGCTGGGCAAGGCCGGTGGAGCCTTCAGCTCGTCCCGTGGGTCGCGCGCGTCCTCGACCAACACGGCGCCCACTCCACGTCGCTGGTCGATGTGGCCTGCGGTCCGGGGGAGTTTGCGCTGGCGATGGCGCAGCGCGGGTTGCGGGTCACCGGGGTCGACCAGTCTCCGGAGATGCTGGCGATGGCGCGGCGCAGCGCGGAGGGAAAAGGGGTCCCGGTCACCTTTCTCGAGCAGGACATGCGCCGCCTCGAGCTCACCGCTCCGGTCGACGCGGCCACCTGCCTCTATGACAGCCTCAACTACCTCGTCACCGACGACGACTTCAGGCAGACCCTCACGGCCGTTGCGGCCGCGCTTCGCCCCGGAGGCCTGTTCCTCTTCGATATGAACACCATCCAGGGGCTGGCGACACGGTGGGGAAATCGGGTGTGGCTGATCCAGGACAACGAAGATGCGGTCGAGGTCGACCAGAGCGAGTTCGATTACGACACGGGGATCGCGACTCTCAAGGTCAACGCGTTCCTCCGCCGGGAGCGGGACTTGTACGAGCGGGTTCGGGAGATCCATCGCGAGCGCGGGTACCCGGTCCCGACGATCGACAGGGAACTTGAAGCCGCTGGCTTCGAGATCCTGGGACGGTGGAGCAACGCGGAGTTCGCCGAGATCACGGCGCAGACCGGCCGGGTGTTCTACGCGGCACGCCGGGCATCGACGCGCCCGGACTAG
- a CDS encoding PucR family transcriptional regulator ligand-binding domain-containing protein: MLTVKEALDLEVMHDVKVVAGDRGLDRQIRWCHIIDNPEIIQWIQGGELLLTTGYGWPEADTESRRTIRALNGKRLAAVLFEPTSYLGQIPVSVIDEAAKLQLPILHAPRRLRFADVTEAIGRELNRRHYEMIELADRYHRQITAAAVEARDLNDIARTLCGLIGRPVTIEDPELRPLARAECGASRERTLHEGGARENVLPLIDGCREGRRLLERLRNADGAVRLTALQGIGMEARVACAIRAGTELLGYLWILEGGEPLRDLELRVAEHGSMVAALHILRQRSQAAVEARIGHTVVDALIRGGVPEEDLIERARLLGFDPESDYAVMIVSLVDPAKRGRRWALTNRDEYYRREHAGQVLRRVLGQERFPILCTYSLNQIVYLLPVKRMPAEPERIRRFARTLHERLMGMEDVTPVILTFGTAHPGLPGIAKSYWESDKALNLAKRGDQVLFFEDLTLAHLLAQVSDTSSLEAIYARTLGPVLTSPKGRVLKDTLWALIEAGFNKETAAAALGIHRNTMRGRLQRAQSLLSRPLDDPNLRRDLAVIKEIEHLLVSEPSAAVHHA, translated from the coding sequence ATGCTCACTGTCAAAGAGGCCCTTGATCTCGAGGTGATGCACGATGTGAAGGTGGTAGCTGGCGATCGCGGCCTCGACCGCCAGATCCGCTGGTGCCATATCATCGACAACCCCGAGATCATCCAGTGGATCCAGGGCGGCGAACTCCTGTTGACCACCGGGTACGGGTGGCCCGAGGCCGACACCGAAAGCCGCCGCACGATCCGCGCCCTCAACGGCAAGCGCCTGGCCGCCGTGCTTTTCGAGCCCACAAGTTACCTGGGCCAGATCCCGGTGAGCGTCATCGACGAAGCCGCGAAGCTCCAGCTTCCGATTCTGCATGCGCCCCGAAGGCTCCGATTTGCCGACGTCACCGAAGCGATTGGCCGCGAGCTCAACCGCCGCCACTACGAGATGATCGAGCTCGCCGACCGGTATCATCGGCAGATCACCGCGGCGGCCGTCGAAGCGCGAGACCTCAACGACATCGCGCGCACCCTCTGCGGCTTGATCGGCCGGCCCGTCACCATCGAGGATCCGGAGCTGCGGCCGCTCGCCCGCGCGGAGTGTGGCGCATCGCGCGAACGGACGCTGCACGAGGGGGGCGCCCGCGAGAACGTTTTGCCGCTTATTGACGGCTGCCGCGAAGGCCGGCGTCTGTTGGAACGTCTCCGGAATGCGGATGGGGCCGTGCGGCTGACCGCCCTGCAGGGGATCGGCATGGAGGCCCGGGTGGCGTGCGCGATTCGGGCCGGTACGGAGCTGCTCGGATACCTCTGGATCCTCGAGGGCGGCGAGCCGCTCCGCGATCTCGAGCTTCGCGTGGCCGAGCACGGCTCGATGGTCGCGGCCCTCCACATCCTGCGCCAGCGGTCCCAGGCCGCCGTTGAGGCGCGCATCGGTCACACCGTCGTGGACGCGTTGATCCGCGGCGGCGTGCCGGAGGAGGATCTGATCGAGCGAGCGCGGCTGCTTGGGTTCGATCCCGAGAGCGACTATGCCGTCATGATCGTCTCGCTGGTGGACCCCGCGAAGCGAGGCCGCAGGTGGGCGCTCACAAACCGCGACGAGTATTACCGGCGCGAGCACGCCGGGCAGGTCCTGCGCCGAGTGTTGGGCCAGGAACGGTTCCCGATCCTGTGCACCTACTCGCTGAATCAAATCGTCTATCTGCTGCCGGTCAAGCGCATGCCGGCCGAGCCGGAGCGGATACGGCGGTTCGCGCGCACGCTGCACGAGCGGCTCATGGGCATGGAGGACGTCACGCCGGTGATCTTGACGTTCGGGACCGCGCACCCAGGCCTCCCCGGCATTGCCAAGAGTTACTGGGAATCGGACAAAGCGCTGAACCTGGCAAAGAGGGGGGATCAGGTCCTCTTCTTTGAGGACCTCACGCTGGCCCACCTGCTCGCGCAAGTCTCCGACACGTCCTCCCTGGAAGCGATCTATGCCCGCACCCTCGGGCCTGTCCTGACGAGTCCCAAAGGGCGCGTCCTCAAGGACACGCTGTGGGCCCTCATCGAGGCCGGCTTCAATAAAGAGACGGCGGCGGCGGCGTTGGGTATTCATCGCAACACCATGCGCGGCCGGCTGCAGCGCGCGCAGAGCCTGCTCAGCCGTCCCCTCGACGACCCAAATTTGCGGAGGGATCTTGCCGTCATCAAAGAGATCGAACATCTGTTGGTCTCTGAGCCTTCCGCAGCTGTGCACCACGCATAG
- a CDS encoding M20/M25/M40 family metallo-hydrolase produces the protein MDRVFQHIEAHQDEYIELLRRLCRQPSIAAQGVGLAETAEQVEGLMAEAGIRARVIPVEGGAPVVYGEVKGKSPRTLMLYNHYDVQPPDPLDEWEGEPFGAEIRDDKIYARGVADNKGNLVARICAVDAMLHVLGELPVSVRFVVEGEEEIGSVNLPRFVSEHHDLVAADACIWESGSRDLQENMVLALGVKGICYVELEARGASRDLHSSLATMVPNPAWRLVWALSTFKDRNERILIDGFYDHVVEPTDDEMAQLRRIAFMRDDAAQLRDYGLDRYLLGLSGVELLKRNLFQPTCTICGITSGYGGPGSKTVLPRRAVAKIDFRLVPNQRAENILQRVKAHLAQHGFADIAVRPLSLEDPAKTPMDAEIVKIVSESVRRIYNREPLVYPSMAGTGPQHVLTGEQGIPTIGSGVGYAHSNVHAPNENIRIADYIDGIKHIAMVMHLFGGGR, from the coding sequence ATGGATCGCGTATTTCAGCACATCGAGGCGCACCAGGACGAATATATCGAGCTGTTGCGGCGGCTGTGCCGCCAGCCCAGCATCGCGGCTCAGGGGGTCGGCCTCGCGGAGACCGCGGAGCAGGTGGAAGGTCTCATGGCTGAAGCCGGAATCCGAGCGCGGGTCATCCCCGTCGAAGGCGGGGCGCCGGTCGTCTATGGAGAGGTCAAGGGGAAGTCTCCGCGGACGCTCATGCTCTACAACCACTATGACGTGCAGCCTCCGGACCCGCTCGACGAATGGGAGGGCGAGCCGTTCGGCGCCGAGATCCGCGACGACAAGATCTACGCACGCGGCGTGGCGGACAACAAGGGGAATCTGGTCGCCCGGATCTGTGCCGTAGACGCGATGCTGCACGTCCTCGGGGAGCTGCCGGTGTCCGTGCGGTTCGTCGTTGAGGGGGAGGAGGAGATCGGCAGCGTCAACCTTCCCCGGTTCGTGAGCGAGCACCACGACCTGGTCGCCGCCGACGCCTGCATTTGGGAATCCGGCTCCCGCGACCTCCAGGAGAACATGGTGCTCGCCCTTGGAGTGAAGGGGATCTGCTACGTCGAACTGGAAGCCCGGGGGGCTTCCCGGGATCTTCACTCGTCGCTCGCCACGATGGTCCCGAATCCGGCATGGCGGCTCGTGTGGGCGCTGTCGACCTTCAAGGACCGCAATGAGCGGATCCTGATCGACGGATTCTACGACCACGTCGTCGAGCCCACCGACGACGAGATGGCTCAGCTGCGCCGCATCGCGTTCATGCGGGACGACGCGGCCCAGCTCAGGGACTACGGGCTGGACCGTTACCTCCTCGGGCTCTCCGGAGTCGAACTCCTCAAGCGGAACCTCTTTCAGCCCACCTGCACGATCTGCGGCATCACCTCCGGCTACGGCGGGCCCGGAAGTAAGACGGTCCTGCCCCGCCGGGCGGTGGCGAAGATCGACTTCCGGCTTGTCCCCAACCAGCGCGCAGAGAACATCCTCCAGCGAGTCAAGGCGCACCTCGCCCAGCACGGGTTTGCCGACATCGCCGTGCGCCCGCTCAGTCTGGAAGATCCGGCGAAGACCCCGATGGATGCCGAGATCGTCAAGATCGTTTCCGAGAGCGTGCGACGGATCTACAACCGCGAGCCGCTTGTCTATCCCTCGATGGCGGGGACCGGGCCTCAGCATGTGCTCACCGGCGAGCAGGGGATCCCGACGATCGGCTCGGGCGTGGGATACGCGCACAGCAATGTGCACGCCCCCAACGAGAACATCCGGATCGCCGACTACATCGATGGGATCAAGCACATCGCCATGGTCATGCACTTGTTCGGAGGTGGACGGTAG
- a CDS encoding M20/M25/M40 family metallo-hydrolase: MSIDRVHRLIDERRGESLEVLKTLIRQPSISAQDRGVKECARLLSGLLHEFGIPSRIIDTPTQPVVYGEIVNHPGGYTLICYGHYDVQPPEPLDLWQSPPFEPTIRDSRLYGRGSGDNKGQLITHVLAAKAWMDAAGGPPINLKFVFEGEEESGSRSLGHFVTEHKELLAADLVCISDGGLHPSGAPTISLGNRGILGITLVARGADRDNHSGNKGGVAPNPVWMLVHLLSTMVDPNGRVLIDGFYDAVRPIGQTEERLLAKMEFDPKTFAATMGLDTIAMDGPSYWKRIMLQPYFNINGFISGYVGPGSKTIIPSTAECRIDIRLVVDQKTRDIEEKVKAHAAKVDPRIEVQSRGFGTMEATRTSPDHPAVGVVAAAIKAYRGIEPTVNLSSGGSLPNAVWPNILGVDYIGIPYANADENNHSPNENISLERFQDGIHVSAQVFLALAEADAEKTLPRSKDAAHR; encoded by the coding sequence ATGTCGATCGACCGCGTGCACCGGCTCATCGACGAGCGCCGGGGCGAGTCGCTGGAAGTCCTGAAGACCCTCATCCGGCAGCCCAGCATCAGCGCGCAGGACAGGGGTGTCAAGGAGTGCGCGCGCCTCTTATCCGGTCTCCTCCACGAGTTCGGTATCCCCTCCCGGATCATCGACACGCCTACGCAGCCGGTGGTCTACGGCGAGATCGTCAATCATCCGGGCGGTTACACGTTGATCTGCTACGGTCACTACGACGTGCAGCCGCCCGAGCCGCTCGACCTCTGGCAGAGCCCGCCGTTCGAGCCGACCATTCGTGACAGCCGGCTGTACGGCCGCGGCAGCGGGGATAACAAAGGCCAGCTGATCACCCACGTGCTTGCGGCGAAGGCGTGGATGGACGCAGCGGGCGGACCGCCGATCAATCTCAAGTTCGTCTTCGAAGGCGAGGAGGAGTCGGGATCGCGGAGCCTGGGCCACTTCGTCACCGAGCACAAAGAGCTCCTCGCGGCGGATCTGGTCTGTATCTCCGACGGAGGCCTGCACCCATCGGGGGCCCCCACCATCTCCCTCGGCAACCGGGGCATCCTCGGGATCACCCTGGTGGCGCGCGGAGCCGACCGGGACAATCACTCCGGAAACAAGGGCGGGGTGGCGCCCAACCCCGTCTGGATGCTCGTCCACCTGCTCTCGACGATGGTCGATCCGAACGGCCGCGTGCTCATCGACGGGTTCTACGACGCCGTCCGGCCTATCGGTCAGACCGAGGAACGGCTGCTGGCCAAGATGGAGTTCGACCCCAAGACCTTCGCGGCGACGATGGGGCTGGACACAATCGCGATGGACGGGCCGTCGTATTGGAAACGCATCATGCTGCAGCCGTACTTCAATATCAACGGCTTCATCAGCGGGTACGTCGGTCCGGGATCCAAAACGATCATCCCGTCGACCGCAGAGTGCCGGATCGACATCCGGCTGGTCGTCGATCAAAAAACCCGGGACATCGAAGAAAAAGTGAAGGCGCACGCCGCGAAGGTCGATCCGCGGATCGAAGTGCAGTCGAGGGGCTTCGGGACAATGGAAGCCACGCGGACCTCGCCGGACCACCCGGCCGTGGGGGTCGTGGCCGCCGCGATCAAAGCCTACCGCGGCATCGAGCCGACCGTTAATCTCAGCAGCGGCGGGAGCCTGCCGAACGCGGTGTGGCCCAACATCTTGGGAGTCGATTATATCGGGATCCCCTACGCCAACGCCGATGAGAACAATCACAGTCCGAACGAGAACATCAGCCTCGAGCGGTTCCAGGACGGCATCCACGTGAGTGCGCAGGTGTTTCTGGCGCTAGCGGAGGCCGACGCCGAGAAGACACTGCCGCGGAGTAAGGACGCGGCGCATCGATGA